One Streptomyces fagopyri DNA window includes the following coding sequences:
- a CDS encoding DUF2238 domain-containing protein: MNGLRPSSLSRRPASEGLPRHGAGRRVLPAALVALVLAGLAVSAWNPHDRTTWLLETVWVLLGLPLAVLFRRRFPLTDLLCCLLAAHALVLAVGGHYTYAEVPVGDWVRDQLGLSRNPYDRFGHLMQGFVPAVLVREVLNRTSPLRGSRWLAPLTVCACLAFSALFELFEWAAAVIGGHSADAFLATQGDVWDTQWDMFCALIGATLSVVLLSRAHDRQLDALRGGGPGRDAH, encoded by the coding sequence TCTGCCGCGGCACGGTGCCGGGCGACGGGTCCTGCCGGCGGCGCTCGTCGCGCTCGTCCTCGCGGGCCTGGCCGTCTCCGCCTGGAACCCGCACGACCGGACCACCTGGCTGCTGGAGACCGTGTGGGTGCTGCTCGGGCTGCCCCTCGCGGTGCTGTTCCGGCGCCGTTTCCCGCTCACGGACCTGCTGTGCTGTCTGCTGGCGGCGCACGCGCTGGTCCTCGCCGTCGGAGGCCACTACACGTACGCGGAGGTACCGGTCGGCGACTGGGTACGGGACCAGCTCGGGCTCTCCCGCAATCCGTACGACCGGTTCGGTCACCTCATGCAGGGGTTCGTGCCCGCTGTCCTGGTGCGGGAGGTGCTGAACCGCACCTCACCGCTGCGCGGCAGCCGCTGGCTCGCGCCGCTGACCGTGTGCGCGTGTCTGGCCTTCAGCGCGCTCTTCGAGTTGTTCGAGTGGGCGGCCGCGGTGATCGGCGGCCACTCGGCGGACGCCTTCCTGGCCACCCAGGGCGACGTGTGGGACACCCAGTGGGACATGTTCTGCGCGCTGATCGGGGCCACGCTCTCCGTCGTGCTGCTCAGCCGGGCGCACGACCGGCAGCTCGACGCGCTCCGCGGCGGGGGACCCGGTCGGGACGCCCACTGA
- a CDS encoding aldo/keto reductase, producing the protein MDEREFGRSGQKASVIGLGTWQLGADWGDVSEADARAVLETAAESGVTFFDTADVYGDGRSEQTIASFVSGRPDLHVMVATKMGRRVEQIPQNYVLDNFRAWNDRSRRNLGVDRVDLVQLHCPPTPVYSSDEVFDALDTLVEEDRIAAYGVSVETCDEALTAIARPNVASVQIILNPFRMKPLRQVLPAAREAGVGIIVRVPLASGLLSGKYTKDTVFAADDHRTYNRHGEAFDQGETFSGVDFVTGVEAAAEFSALAPEGCTPAQLALRWIIQQPGVTTVIPGARSPEQAHANAEAAKLPPVSRETLDAIDELYDRRIKEQVEGRW; encoded by the coding sequence GACGCCAGGGCGGTGCTGGAGACGGCGGCGGAGTCCGGGGTGACCTTCTTCGACACCGCGGACGTGTACGGCGACGGACGCAGCGAGCAGACGATCGCGTCCTTCGTGAGCGGCCGTCCCGATCTGCATGTGATGGTCGCGACGAAGATGGGCCGCCGGGTCGAGCAGATCCCGCAGAACTACGTCCTCGACAACTTCCGCGCGTGGAACGACCGCTCCCGGCGCAATCTCGGCGTGGACCGCGTCGACCTGGTGCAGCTGCACTGTCCGCCGACCCCCGTCTACTCGTCGGACGAGGTGTTCGACGCGCTGGACACCCTGGTCGAGGAGGACCGGATCGCCGCGTACGGGGTGAGCGTCGAGACCTGCGACGAGGCACTGACGGCGATCGCCCGTCCGAACGTGGCGAGCGTCCAGATCATCCTCAACCCGTTCCGCATGAAGCCCCTGCGGCAGGTTCTTCCCGCGGCCCGGGAAGCGGGCGTCGGCATCATCGTCCGGGTTCCGCTGGCCTCCGGTCTGCTCTCCGGCAAGTACACCAAGGACACGGTGTTCGCGGCTGACGACCACCGTACGTACAACCGCCACGGTGAGGCCTTCGACCAGGGCGAGACGTTCTCCGGCGTCGACTTCGTGACCGGTGTGGAGGCGGCGGCCGAGTTCTCCGCCCTCGCTCCGGAAGGCTGCACCCCGGCCCAGCTGGCGCTGCGCTGGATCATCCAGCAGCCCGGCGTCACCACGGTGATCCCGGGAGCGCGTTCACCCGAACAGGCGCACGCCAACGCGGAAGCCGCGAAGCTCCCGCCGGTGTCGCGGGAGACGCTGGACGCGATCGACGAGCTCTACGACCGCCGGATCAAGGAGCAGGTGGAGGGCCGCTGGTAG